Proteins from a single region of Ziziphus jujuba cultivar Dongzao chromosome 1, ASM3175591v1:
- the LOC107407921 gene encoding glutamate receptor 2.9-like, with protein MTDVLGPQLFLAANQTGMMGKGYVWMITDGLSTLLHSLKKQVTESMQGVLGIRPYVPNTKRLQEFKTRWKISEINLFGLWAYYAIWALARAVESVSESHSNASTQSINNGRKTGEAFLGLRESESGPLLLEKLKFTRFEGLSGKFRLIRGQSKVSEFEIVNVRRKMVERVIGYWTQKKGISGDSGENAKVGYLSSMDELTKGIIWPGNYYAKAPPKGWNIPVTGKKLRIGVPFSSGFNEFLHFKWDPRTLEPTNFSGFTYDVFIAALEKLPFQIPHMFVPFVNSSRQSNGTYDDFLYQIKLKKVDAVVADATITANRSTFVDFTLPYSESGVSMVVKVKDNKNNNIWIFLKPLKWDLWLSSGLALFFTGFVVWLLEHRTNREFRGRPDQQLSTILWFSLSTLVFAHRERVENNWSRFVLIIWVFVVLVLTQSYTASLATMLTVQRLQPSVVDDNELRMNDYFVGYQTNSYVRELLSGQLNFNESRLRQYSTPEEYHDALSKGSKNGGVEAIFDEIPYIKLFLAKYCSGYTMVGPTFKSDGFGFAFPTGSPLVYYFSRAILNVMEDHNKMQEMEGKYFANQTKCHNSTASSTSSSGNSPSLSVRNFGGLFIITGPASIFSCVIYFVRFQRSNNIRSSTNAIHS; from the exons ATGACTGATGTACTTGGGCCTCAACTTTTTCTTGCTGCAAATCAGACAGGAATGATGGGTAAAGGCTATGTTTGGATGATCACAGATGGGTTATCGACATTGTTGCATTCGCTTAAGAAACAAGTAACCGAATCGATGCAAGGTGTGTTGGGTATAAGGCCCTATGTGCCAAACACCAAGCGTCTTCAAGAATTCAAAACCAGATGGAAAATTTCAGAGATAAACCTTTTTGGTTTATGGGCATATTATGCCATTTGGGCATTGGCCAGGGCTGTTGAATCGGTTTCAGAATCACACTCAAATGCCTCAACTCAAAGCATCAATAATGGAAGGAAAACAGGTGAAGCGTTTTTAGGCCTAAGAGAATCGGAGTCAGGTCCACTGCTTCtagaaaagttaaaatttactAGATTTGAAGGCCTAAGTGGGAAATTCCGTTTGATTAGAGGACAGTCCAAAGTGTCAGAGTTTGAAATAGTGAATGTGAGAAGGAAAATGGTTGAAAGAGTTATTGGTTATTGGACCCAAAAGAAAGGAATATCAGGTGATTCAGGGGAAAATGCTAAAGTGGGATACTTGTCTTCCATGGATGAACTAACAAAAGGAATCATTTGGCCTGGAAATTATTATGCCAAAGCCCCACCAAAGGGTTGGAATATACCAGTGACTGGTAAGAAGTTGAGGATTGGGGTCCCTTTTTCATCTGGTTTTAATGAGTTTTTGCACTTTAAATGGGATCCTAGAACTCTTGAGCCCACAAACTTTTCAGGATTCACCTATGATGTTTTCATTGCTGCTTTAGAAAAATTGCCATTTCAAATTCCCCATATGTTTGTTCCATTCGTGAATAGTTCTAGACAAAGTAATGGAACTTACGATGACTTTCTTTACCAGATTAAGCTTaag AAGGTCGATGCTGTAGTAGCAGATGCAACAATAACTGCAAATAGGAGTACATTTGTTGATTTTACACTGCCATATTCTGAATCAGGGGTATCGATGGTTGTGAAAGTTaaagataacaaaaataataatatctggATTTTCCTAAAACCACTGAAATGGGATCTTTGGCTATCCTCCGGATTAGCACTCTTCTTCACAGGCTTTGTAGTATGGCTTCTTGAACATCGTACGAACAGAGAGTTCAGAGGTCGGCCAGACCAACAGCTTAGCACGATTCTGTGGTTCTCCCTTTCGACTCTGGTGTTTGCTCATA GAGAGAGAGTGGAGAACAACTGGTCAAgatttgtgttgattatatggGTTTTTGTGGTACTCGTCCTGACACAGAGTTACACTGCTAGCTTAGCCACAATGTTGACAGTGCAAAGGTTGCAGCCATCGGTTGTGGATGATAACGAGCTGAGGATGAAtgattattttgttggataCCAAACGAACTCTTATGTGAGAGAGCTCTTATCAGGACAATTGAACTTCAACGAATCCAGGCTAAGGCAGTATAGTACACCAGAGGAGTATCATGATGCACTGTCTAAAGGGAGTAAAAATGGTGGAGTTGAAGCTATCTTTGATGAAATCCCCTATATTAAGCTCTTCCTCGCCAAGTACTGCTCAGGATACACAATGGTTGGACCCACGTTCAAGTCCGACGGGTTTGGCTTT GCCTTCCCAACTGGATCCCCACTAGTCTATTACTTTTCAAGGGCAATCCTGAATGTCATGGAAGATCATAATAAAATGCAAGAAATGGAAGGAAAGTATTTTGCAAATCAGACCAAATGCCATAATTCTACAGCTTCATCCACTTCATCATCTGGAAATAGTCCTAGTCTCAGTGTGCGTAATTTTGGTGGCCTCTTCATCATCACAGGACCTGCTTCAATTTTTTCGTGCGTGATATATTTCGTTAGATTCCAACGCAGCAACAACATTCGTTCTTCTACGAATGCCATTCATTCATAA
- the LOC132803626 gene encoding glutamate receptor 2.7-like yields MAIHLMLLIFFTWLSHCLCVEPFNYVKNGSIGSKEAVRVGVIIDLNSGVGKIGENYISMALSDFYTRYANYRTRLNVTVKNYGKDDVIFAASAALELIKNEQVDAIIGPQRSSEAKFVIDLGERAQVPIISFSATSPTLSPTQSPFFIRTCHDDYSQIKPLTSIVQAFGWRQIIIIYEDTEFGNGLIPYLTDALQEIDTRIVYRSAISKPKNIPLELEKIKAMETVNL; encoded by the exons ATGGCCATTCACCTTATGTTGTTAATCTTCTTTACCTGGTTAAGCCACTGCCTCTGTGTTGAACCTTTTAATTATGTCAAAAATGGGAGCATTGGATCAAAAGAAGCAGTACGAGTTGGTGTAATTATTGACTTGAATTCAGGGGTTGGGAAGATAGGAGAGAACTACATATCCATGGCGCTTTCTGACTTCTACACTAGATATGCAAATTATCGGACGAGACTGAATGTTACAGTGAAGAATTATGGGAAAGATGATGTTATTTTTGCAGCATCGGCAG CATTAGAATTGATAAAGAATGAACAAGTTGACGCAATAATAGGACCCCAAAGATCATCAGAAGCAAAGTTTGTGATAGATCTCGGAGAAAGAGCTCAAGTTCCCATTATTTCATTCTCAGCTACCAGTCCTACTCTGTCTCCAACTCAGAGCCCATTTTTCATTCGGACATGCCACGATGATTATTCCCAGATAAAACCCCTGACATCCATTGTTCAAGCATTTGGATGGCGCCAAATCATTATAATCTACGAAGACACGGAATTCGGCAATGGTTTGATTCCATATCTAACAGATGCCCTTCAAGAGATTGATACAAGGATCGTTTACAGAAGTGCCATTTCGAAACCAAAGAATATTCCTCTAGAGCTGGAGAAGATAAAGGCAATGGAgactgtgaa CCTCtaa